The Pseudanabaena galeata CCNP1313 genome includes a region encoding these proteins:
- a CDS encoding AAA family ATPase, with protein MSKFERISIKGFRRLQQVDLDMRDLVVMIGANGSGKTSFLDAMSMLADSASGKLHESLQSKGGLNEILTRGRSQELEISLSMKANDKDALQYSLEISPKGLSYEIIEEVLEQKREQELEILSNLVPMTADLISPKYIDSHGLDITYFQKASGFLKPNWEHNYLETSLSQVPKMYQEPENLRKSLASCTYYGALDVSGTSPIRLPQTMRPAKLPGVKGEDLVSCLYDLRESDRDRYEMVESIISAAFPDFERLNFPPVAAGTISMTWKDRNFSHPIYVHELSEGTLRFLWLVALLQSQNLSTITLLDEPEVSLHPELLRHLVYLMREASKHTQLIVATHSDRLIRFLEPHEVLICDLEDGETKMTWADTHDLNFVLTNSSQNERMQVSKSIISKDVYAYDK; from the coding sequence ATGAGTAAATTTGAAAGAATATCTATTAAAGGATTTCGCCGCTTGCAACAGGTCGATCTAGATATGCGAGATCTTGTAGTCATGATTGGTGCAAATGGCTCAGGCAAGACATCTTTTTTAGATGCTATGTCAATGTTAGCTGATTCAGCAAGTGGAAAGTTACATGAATCATTACAAAGCAAAGGCGGGTTGAATGAAATTTTAACTAGAGGGCGATCGCAAGAACTAGAAATATCACTTTCGATGAAAGCAAATGACAAAGACGCTTTGCAATATAGTTTAGAGATATCTCCTAAAGGTTTATCTTATGAGATTATTGAAGAAGTTTTAGAACAAAAGAGAGAGCAAGAACTAGAAATATTAAGCAACCTTGTGCCAATGACAGCAGACTTAATTTCTCCTAAATATATTGATTCGCATGGTTTAGACATCACATATTTCCAGAAAGCTAGTGGATTCTTAAAACCAAATTGGGAACATAATTATTTAGAGACTTCTCTTTCTCAAGTTCCTAAAATGTATCAAGAACCTGAGAACTTGCGAAAAAGTCTTGCTTCTTGTACTTATTATGGAGCGCTTGACGTGTCAGGAACAAGCCCAATCCGTCTACCTCAAACAATGCGCCCAGCAAAATTACCAGGGGTAAAAGGAGAGGATTTAGTTTCTTGTCTTTATGATTTGCGTGAAAGCGATCGCGATCGCTATGAAATGGTTGAGAGCATTATCTCTGCGGCTTTTCCAGATTTTGAACGTTTAAATTTTCCTCCAGTTGCGGCGGGAACTATTTCTATGACTTGGAAAGACAGAAATTTTTCACATCCTATATATGTACATGAGCTATCAGAGGGAACGCTGCGATTTCTTTGGTTAGTAGCCCTGTTGCAAAGCCAAAATTTGTCAACAATCACGCTCTTAGACGAACCTGAAGTTAGTTTACATCCAGAACTTTTAAGACATTTAGTTTACTTGATGCGCGAGGCTTCCAAGCATACTCAGTTAATCGTAGCAACTCACTCAGATCGACTTATTCGATTTCTTGAACCCCATGAAGTTCTAATTTGCGATCTTGAAGATGGCGAGACAAAAATGACATGGGCTGATACTCACGATTTAAATTTTGTATTGACAAATTCCTCTCAAAATGAGAGGATGCAAGTATCGAAATCAATCATCAGCAAGGACGTATACGCATATGACAAATAA
- a CDS encoding type II toxin-antitoxin system HigB family toxin: MRIYSKKTLDEFAKAHADVVTALNSWHQVAKSASWKNIQDVKKSYSSADAAGSFTIFNIKGNKYRLIVSIDYERQVIYIKYVLTHSEYDSGRWKNDPYY, translated from the coding sequence ATGCGAATTTATTCTAAGAAAACCCTTGATGAGTTTGCGAAAGCTCATGCTGATGTAGTTACTGCCTTAAATAGCTGGCATCAAGTCGCAAAATCTGCATCATGGAAAAACATTCAAGATGTCAAAAAATCTTACTCATCTGCTGATGCGGCAGGAAGTTTCACTATTTTCAATATCAAAGGCAATAAATATCGCCTAATCGTCAGCATTGATTATGAAAGACAAGTTATCTATATCAAATATGTCCTAACTCACTCTGAGTATGACTCAGGTAGGTGGAAAAATGACCCTTACTATTAA
- a CDS encoding helix-turn-helix domain-containing protein has translation MTLTINRKAYGDLLAEIQPQVITNDVENEIALRNIERLLAIPQPTAEEESILQLLLTLVEKYEDEHYPMNDASPLDILLHLMESNNLKQADLVNVIGSSGVVSEVVNGKRQISKNQAQTLGKFFNVDLKLFL, from the coding sequence ATGACCCTTACTATTAATCGAAAAGCCTATGGGGATTTACTAGCAGAGATTCAGCCTCAAGTAATTACAAATGATGTTGAGAATGAAATTGCTCTACGAAATATCGAAAGGCTACTAGCAATTCCCCAACCTACAGCCGAAGAAGAGAGTATTTTGCAATTGCTTCTTACTTTAGTTGAGAAATATGAAGATGAGCATTATCCAATGAATGATGCTTCACCATTGGATATTCTCTTGCATTTAATGGAGTCTAATAATTTAAAGCAAGCCGATTTAGTTAATGTGATAGGTTCAAGTGGTGTTGTTTCGGAGGTAGTCAACGGTAAAAGGCAAATCAGTAAAAATCAAGCACAGACACTTGGAAAATTTTTTAATGTTGATCTTAAATTGTTTTTATAG
- a CDS encoding AAA family ATPase: protein MSQQLTIHQFGPITNIKLDLNDILVFIGSQASGKSTVSKAIFFFKSLKDDLYRYYLDCYNQNKFDNAISRFCKLVNQKFTRIYGVTLLQSPNTKLTYIYSDQNEILIGTDLNGRINHIEFNSVFTISFEETINKLQDLRSELYGKTSNFSSSKESSIIKSKESALFEEINIQLNILFGDEREVIYLPAGRSLITTLSQQRYNIDMGDDLLSDNKLQSDNLIKLDYLMREFIDLIDQAKLVCKNGIDTLIKDYISEKNSSNDTSIKTIELAQGLINSILKGSYTYQNEIEKIEFADGKSTEINFASSGQQEVVWILLIIFLLILNDSKAFLIIEEPEAHLFPVAQKQIIDLISLFANYSKNQILLTTHSPYILSSFNNLLYAHKLGVEEDKKEVADIVDPHLWINPDRLDAYILEDGTARTIVDRKMGLIQSAEIDRASNIIVDTFNQLFDLED from the coding sequence ATGTCACAACAACTAACCATTCATCAATTTGGTCCAATTACAAACATCAAGCTTGATCTGAATGACATCCTTGTATTCATTGGCTCTCAAGCTAGTGGAAAAAGTACTGTCAGCAAAGCAATCTTCTTTTTTAAGTCTTTAAAAGATGATTTATATCGATACTATCTTGATTGTTATAACCAAAATAAATTTGACAACGCTATTTCTAGATTTTGCAAATTAGTAAATCAGAAATTTACAAGAATCTATGGTGTTACATTACTGCAATCTCCCAATACTAAGCTAACTTACATATATAGCGACCAAAATGAGATACTAATTGGAACTGATCTAAATGGTCGAATTAATCATATTGAATTTAATTCAGTATTCACAATAAGTTTTGAGGAAACAATCAACAAATTACAAGACTTGAGAAGTGAGCTATATGGAAAGACATCTAATTTTTCTTCTTCAAAAGAATCTAGTATTATTAAATCTAAGGAATCTGCTCTGTTTGAAGAAATTAATATTCAGCTTAACATCCTTTTTGGAGATGAGAGAGAAGTTATATATTTACCTGCTGGACGTAGCTTGATTACAACACTATCTCAGCAAAGATACAATATTGATATGGGAGATGATTTGTTGTCAGACAACAAATTACAATCAGATAATTTAATTAAGCTAGATTATCTCATGCGAGAATTTATTGATCTTATTGATCAAGCTAAACTTGTCTGTAAAAACGGTATAGATACTTTAATTAAAGATTATATTTCAGAAAAAAATAGCTCCAATGATACATCCATAAAAACAATTGAGCTTGCTCAAGGTCTTATTAATTCAATCTTAAAAGGATCATATACCTATCAAAATGAAATTGAAAAAATTGAATTTGCTGATGGCAAGAGTACTGAAATAAATTTTGCTTCTTCGGGTCAACAAGAAGTTGTTTGGATTTTACTAATTATTTTTCTTTTAATTCTTAACGATAGTAAAGCTTTTCTAATTATTGAGGAGCCTGAAGCGCATCTTTTCCCAGTAGCCCAAAAGCAAATTATTGACCTAATATCACTTTTTGCTAATTATAGTAAAAATCAAATTCTTTTAACTACTCATAGCCCCTATATCCTTTCATCATTTAATAATCTTCTTTATGCTCATAAATTAGGAGTGGAAGAAGATAAAAAGGAAGTTGCAGATATTGTAGATCCTCATTTATGGATTAATCCTGATAGGCTAGACGCTTATATTTTAGAAGATGGTACTGCCCGAACCATTGTCGATCGCAAAATGGGATTGATTCAATCAGCCGAAATCGATAGAGCCTCAAACATTATCGTTGATACCTTTAATCAACTGTTTGACCTTGAGGATTGA
- a CDS encoding HNH endonuclease, with translation MSRRYITATEESQIIARANRLCEYCQCSMDYSAQPFVIDHIVPIAEGGTTTLENLAFSCGGCNGHKYTKIQALDPVSRELVSLYNPRTQKWLDNFVWSDDFLQIVGLTAIGRATINALQMNRSGVVNMRKLLLMAGLHPPKY, from the coding sequence ATGTCTAGGCGATACATCACAGCTACAGAAGAGAGTCAAATTATAGCAAGGGCTAATCGGCTTTGTGAATATTGTCAGTGTTCTATGGATTACTCCGCACAGCCATTTGTCATCGATCATATTGTGCCGATCGCTGAAGGTGGAACAACAACACTGGAAAACTTAGCTTTTTCCTGCGGTGGTTGTAATGGACATAAATACACAAAAATTCAAGCCTTAGATCCAGTTAGTCGCGAATTAGTATCTCTTTACAATCCCAGAACTCAAAAGTGGCTAGATAACTTTGTATGGAGTGATGATTTCTTGCAAATAGTTGGTTTGACAGCTATAGGTAGAGCTACTATCAACGCCTTACAAATGAATCGTTCTGGAGTTGTCAATATGAGAAAATTGCTACTTATGGCAGGACTACATCCTCCTAAATACTAA
- a CDS encoding CRR6 family NdhI maturation factor, producing MSTVIYINQACIESLDITPAKIAIEKLLTNWDETPEGDRQFQIELVWDKEDGDPRELSEISEVRLWFVRLDATYPWFSYLLDWRAELSRYAAMLVPHEFKREGDGYVLQYNPEALELFVMQKVFTISLWLKSRGIDSTAKLQQMTQSLGYEIDSAFFNLL from the coding sequence ATGTCTACTGTCATCTACATCAACCAAGCCTGTATTGAGTCGCTGGATATTACTCCTGCCAAAATTGCGATCGAGAAGTTATTAACCAATTGGGATGAAACACCAGAAGGCGATCGCCAATTTCAAATCGAACTTGTATGGGATAAGGAAGATGGCGACCCTCGCGAATTATCAGAAATCTCGGAAGTACGTCTCTGGTTTGTGCGTCTTGATGCCACTTATCCTTGGTTTAGCTATCTCCTCGATTGGCGTGCAGAACTCAGTCGCTATGCCGCGATGTTAGTTCCCCATGAGTTTAAGCGCGAAGGTGATGGCTATGTGTTGCAATACAATCCTGAAGCCCTAGAGCTTTTTGTCATGCAGAAGGTATTCACAATTTCTCTCTGGCTCAAGTCACGCGGTATTGATAGCACAGCAAAATTACAACAAATGACTCAAAGCCTAGGCTACGAAATCGATTCGGCATTCTTCAATCTCTTGTAA
- a CDS encoding J domain-containing protein, with translation MQNFRNYYEILGVPKTATADEIKRSYRRLARKYHPDLNPNDKAAEERFKDIGEAYEVLSDTTKRQQYDRFGQYWKQGGFQGAGGRPPSSREQYTPDFERGGYTGDVDFSQYNDFQEFVDQLLGKFRTNERAQDTGGASSYRTSTQAPPRPTPRRDSEALLELPLERAYVGGRERIRLEDGRSLEVNMPAGVLSGQRIRLKGQGASGGDLYLKITLKPHTFFTLEGSDIRCQLPISPSESVLGIQVEVPTLSGLVKLTIPPAVKSGQQLRLSGKGFPKDARTFGDQYVEVQIVVPKNPSKRERELYEQLLEIQSFDPRENLPKK, from the coding sequence ATGCAAAACTTTCGCAACTATTATGAAATCCTCGGTGTTCCGAAGACAGCCACGGCTGACGAAATTAAGCGCTCCTATCGCAGGTTAGCGCGGAAATATCATCCCGACCTGAATCCCAACGACAAGGCTGCCGAGGAACGATTTAAAGATATCGGTGAAGCCTATGAAGTCTTATCTGACACCACCAAACGTCAGCAATACGATCGCTTTGGGCAATATTGGAAACAAGGCGGATTTCAAGGTGCAGGTGGACGACCACCATCATCGCGTGAGCAATATACACCAGACTTTGAACGTGGTGGCTACACAGGTGATGTGGACTTTAGCCAATATAACGACTTCCAAGAGTTTGTCGATCAACTCCTAGGCAAATTCCGCACTAATGAACGCGCCCAAGATACAGGCGGCGCATCATCCTATCGCACCAGCACCCAAGCGCCACCACGCCCCACACCACGCCGTGATTCAGAAGCTCTTTTAGAATTACCGCTCGAACGCGCCTATGTTGGTGGTCGTGAACGCATTCGTCTCGAAGATGGGCGATCGCTTGAGGTGAATATGCCCGCAGGTGTACTTTCAGGTCAAAGAATCCGCCTCAAAGGTCAAGGTGCATCGGGCGGAGATCTCTATCTCAAAATCACCCTGAAGCCCCATACATTCTTCACCCTCGAAGGTTCCGATATTCGCTGTCAATTGCCCATTTCACCGAGCGAGTCGGTACTAGGTATTCAAGTGGAAGTGCCAACCCTCAGTGGATTAGTAAAGCTAACTATTCCCCCTGCGGTGAAGTCTGGACAGCAGTTGCGACTCTCTGGCAAGGGTTTCCCCAAAGATGCTAGAACCTTTGGCGATCAATATGTAGAAGTCCAGATTGTCGTTCCCAAAAATCCTAGCAAGCGTGAGCGCGAACTTTACGAGCAGTTGCTAGAAATCCAATCCTTTGACCCTCGCGAAAACTTACCGAAAAAATAA
- a CDS encoding phospholipid carrier-dependent glycosyltransferase, protein MTPFARLSDRLIWLSEHPIYGVMAIALVAFASRFWNLDGLGDIVFDELYYPKFAQNYLRGVPFFDAHPPLAKYIMALGIQIFGYAPFGYRCMTALAGSLLPLVTYELIWQLSDRRGWAWLAGWFVAMDGLLLVESRFGLINTYILLFGMLSQLCIVLALKRSRQRWFWVMATGLMLGASISVKWTGLAYIVGLGVLMGYAWSRYRQTLNALQILIGLIILPIAFYFVQWIPHLMMNHEFDIWELHRQILGFHQNLGAETTAPIHPYCSPWWSWILLIRPVAYFFEMRPNSMVQFVHAMGNPLLYWLSVIAILIWLAFLIASKLKFSPQILTEIHPKERSQLLWFASYVTISFAGHWLPWSLSKRCIFLYHYMPASVFAFAALALLVSVMWRSPLQETRALGSGIVGIIAIAFIFWLPIYIGLPISSGYLPVLMWLPSWI, encoded by the coding sequence ATGACTCCCTTTGCTCGTTTATCCGATCGCCTGATCTGGTTATCAGAGCATCCTATCTATGGAGTCATGGCGATCGCTTTAGTTGCCTTTGCTAGCCGATTTTGGAATTTGGATGGTCTGGGGGATATCGTTTTTGATGAGCTTTATTACCCTAAGTTTGCTCAAAATTATCTACGTGGTGTGCCATTTTTTGATGCTCACCCGCCCCTAGCCAAGTACATCATGGCACTAGGGATTCAGATTTTTGGCTATGCGCCCTTTGGCTATCGCTGTATGACGGCATTAGCAGGCTCACTGCTGCCCTTAGTTACCTATGAGTTGATTTGGCAGTTGAGCGATCGCCGTGGTTGGGCTTGGCTAGCAGGTTGGTTTGTGGCTATGGATGGTTTGTTATTGGTGGAGTCACGGTTTGGCTTGATCAATACCTATATTCTGCTGTTTGGGATGCTCAGTCAGCTATGTATAGTGCTAGCCCTCAAGCGATCGCGACAACGTTGGTTTTGGGTAATGGCTACAGGCTTAATGTTAGGCGCTTCAATTAGTGTGAAGTGGACAGGCTTGGCTTATATTGTCGGACTTGGCGTTCTCATGGGTTATGCATGGTCACGTTATCGCCAAACTTTAAATGCATTGCAAATCTTAATTGGTTTAATCATTTTACCGATCGCATTTTATTTTGTGCAGTGGATTCCGCATTTGATGATGAATCATGAATTTGATATTTGGGAACTACATCGCCAGATTCTTGGCTTTCATCAAAACTTGGGGGCTGAAACAACTGCACCTATTCATCCCTATTGTTCGCCTTGGTGGAGTTGGATTTTATTAATTCGTCCAGTAGCCTATTTTTTTGAGATGCGTCCCAATAGCATGGTGCAATTTGTTCATGCGATGGGTAACCCATTGTTATATTGGCTCAGCGTGATCGCCATATTAATCTGGTTAGCTTTTTTAATTGCCTCAAAACTAAAATTTTCGCCCCAAATATTAACTGAAATTCATCCTAAAGAGCGATCTCAACTATTGTGGTTTGCGTCCTATGTGACGATTAGTTTCGCTGGTCATTGGTTGCCTTGGAGCTTGAGCAAACGTTGCATATTTCTTTATCACTATATGCCCGCCTCAGTTTTTGCCTTTGCCGCCCTTGCCCTTTTAGTTTCGGTGATGTGGCGATCGCCATTACAGGAAACGAGAGCGCTCGGTTCGGGGATTGTGGGAATTATTGCGATCGCTTTTATATTTTGGTTGCCTATTTATATCGGTTTACCGATCTCATCGGGTTATTTGCCCGTGCTAATGTGGTTACCTAGCTGGATCTAA
- a CDS encoding DsbA family protein encodes MRLQPYLLSALVALLLMITSCASTGQSASAQLSDTQFESKVLEVIRKNPQVILDSVQAYQKAQAQQEEQLRDKVLSQIRQEPRLLLRNSPVTGSASQKIIMAEFSDFECPFCARGHAVVKEFMSKNQNDVTLVYKHFPLAEIHAQAEPAAFASWAAFQQGKFWEYHDALFEQQNKLGEEFYLEIANNLKLDIDRFNRDRQSKEAKEAVKKDFELGKSLGVRGTPSFVVNGVFFSGVPEVKDLEALVAQIKAGR; translated from the coding sequence ATGCGCCTCCAACCCTATCTATTGTCAGCCTTAGTCGCACTCTTACTGATGATTACTAGTTGTGCTTCTACAGGACAATCCGCTAGCGCTCAACTGTCTGACACTCAATTTGAATCTAAAGTTTTAGAGGTTATTCGTAAAAATCCACAGGTGATTTTAGACTCCGTGCAGGCTTATCAAAAAGCTCAGGCTCAGCAAGAAGAGCAGTTGCGCGATAAGGTTTTATCGCAAATTCGCCAAGAGCCTCGTTTGTTACTCCGTAATTCTCCAGTGACAGGTTCGGCAAGCCAGAAAATTATTATGGCGGAATTCTCCGACTTTGAATGTCCTTTTTGTGCCAGAGGTCATGCTGTAGTCAAAGAATTTATGTCGAAAAATCAGAACGATGTAACTTTGGTATACAAGCATTTCCCATTAGCCGAGATCCATGCTCAGGCGGAGCCCGCAGCATTTGCCTCATGGGCGGCTTTCCAACAAGGTAAGTTTTGGGAATACCATGATGCCTTGTTTGAGCAGCAGAACAAACTTGGTGAAGAGTTTTATCTGGAAATAGCTAATAACTTGAAGCTTGATATCGATCGCTTTAATCGCGATCGCCAAAGCAAAGAAGCCAAGGAAGCAGTTAAGAAAGATTTTGAACTTGGTAAATCTTTAGGAGTACGCGGCACACCTTCCTTTGTAGTAAACGGAGTATTTTTCTCTGGTGTACCAGAGGTCAAGGATTTGGAAGCATTGGTTGCTCAAATTAAAGCAGGTAGATAA
- a CDS encoding PAS domain-containing hybrid sensor histidine kinase/response regulator, whose product MDNPKVSEEISIKDWQMIQQEVKELRRSVSQLQMENCDLENSLLTAVEHGDLVESELLDVNKRLKSEIIERKMAQATLQSILEIVYRDKSDLEIMLMTTTEHGDAIEYEQYNRAVETMRQSEEQFRAIAESTSMAMLVSSLSDGTITYANTSAGTMLQRESNELIKRSIKDLYYLPSEWEILQQQFLQNQRVRDYEIRLCKANQEPLWVLASLHSLWLKGEQVLLNTFYDITLLKRTEIALRDSETKLREQANLLEHRVEERTHDLKLAKDAAETASRSKAAFLANMSHELRTPLNAILGFAQLMLYDQELNEQHQADLQTICNSGNHLLTMINDILEMSKLEAGSVLLREKECYLYNIVDTARDMLSLKAQEKSLSFDVSIQPDVPPYIYTDEGKLRQILINLISNAIKFTDTGHIHVRVDVRSLSEDVKSIAGEYSEIPRILCFEVEDTGAGISEAEISTLFQPFVQTHSGRRSQEGTGLGLSISYNYVKIMGGQMSVTSKVGEGSTFRFYIPVRSLDLFSLNSPNKLLNRVIGIEGNQTYRILIAEDIRLNRQLLTRILSPLGFEVREVSNGEEAIAVWQSWSPHLIWMDVRMPILGGQEAASAIRELESMRNISASQKVQIIALTASLIDIREEDLFLHGFDGFLSKPFTEDKIFDRMAEHLNLTYIYRQ is encoded by the coding sequence ATGGACAATCCCAAAGTTTCTGAAGAAATATCCATCAAAGACTGGCAAATGATCCAGCAAGAAGTCAAAGAATTACGAAGGTCAGTCAGCCAACTTCAGATGGAGAACTGCGATCTAGAAAATTCCCTGTTAACCGCAGTTGAACATGGCGATCTTGTTGAATCAGAACTACTAGATGTCAATAAAAGATTAAAAAGTGAAATCATTGAACGCAAGATGGCACAAGCTACCCTGCAATCAATTTTAGAGATCGTCTATCGCGATAAAAGCGATCTCGAAATCATGCTGATGACTACTACCGAACATGGTGACGCGATCGAATACGAGCAGTACAATCGCGCCGTTGAAACCATGCGCCAAAGTGAGGAGCAATTTAGGGCGATCGCTGAATCAACCAGTATGGCAATGCTCGTAAGTAGCCTCTCAGATGGGACGATCACCTATGCCAATACCAGCGCTGGGACAATGCTACAAAGGGAATCCAACGAGTTAATTAAGCGCTCAATTAAGGATCTTTACTATTTACCATCCGAATGGGAGATTTTACAGCAGCAATTTTTGCAAAATCAAAGGGTACGTGACTATGAGATTCGACTATGCAAAGCAAATCAAGAACCCTTGTGGGTATTAGCATCTCTCCACTCACTATGGCTCAAAGGTGAACAGGTTCTATTAAACACTTTCTATGATATTACGCTGCTTAAAAGGACAGAAATAGCGCTCCGTGACTCAGAAACAAAACTGCGAGAACAGGCTAACCTCTTAGAACATCGTGTGGAGGAAAGGACTCACGATCTCAAACTAGCCAAAGATGCAGCCGAGACAGCAAGTCGCTCTAAAGCCGCATTTTTAGCTAATATGAGTCATGAATTGCGAACTCCTCTGAACGCAATTCTGGGCTTTGCTCAGCTTATGCTCTATGACCAAGAGTTAAATGAGCAACACCAAGCTGACCTTCAAACCATCTGCAACAGTGGTAATCATTTACTAACGATGATTAATGACATTTTAGAAATGTCGAAACTCGAAGCTGGCAGCGTACTTCTCCGTGAAAAGGAGTGCTATCTATACAATATTGTGGATACGGCAAGAGATATGTTATCTCTGAAAGCCCAAGAAAAATCCCTATCTTTCGATGTCAGCATTCAACCAGATGTCCCCCCATATATTTATACCGATGAAGGTAAGTTACGCCAAATATTAATCAACTTGATTAGTAATGCAATCAAATTTACGGACACAGGACATATTCATGTGCGTGTAGATGTTCGTAGTCTCTCTGAAGATGTGAAATCGATAGCTGGAGAATACTCTGAAATACCTCGCATTCTTTGCTTTGAAGTGGAAGATACTGGCGCAGGTATATCTGAAGCAGAAATATCAACTTTGTTTCAGCCTTTTGTGCAGACGCATTCTGGTAGGCGATCGCAAGAGGGGACGGGGTTAGGGCTATCCATTAGCTATAACTACGTCAAGATCATGGGTGGTCAAATGTCGGTAACTAGTAAAGTCGGCGAAGGTTCTACTTTTAGGTTTTATATTCCTGTGAGATCCTTAGATTTATTTAGTCTAAATTCTCCCAATAAGTTACTAAATCGGGTGATTGGGATTGAAGGGAATCAAACTTACCGCATTTTGATTGCTGAAGATATCCGTCTGAACCGTCAACTATTAACTAGGATTCTATCACCTCTGGGATTTGAGGTGCGCGAAGTTAGTAATGGCGAAGAAGCGATCGCCGTGTGGCAGTCTTGGTCTCCCCATTTGATCTGGATGGATGTCAGAATGCCTATATTGGGCGGTCAAGAAGCAGCCTCTGCAATTAGGGAACTTGAATCAATGAGAAATATATCGGCTTCGCAAAAAGTTCAAATTATTGCTCTCACAGCAAGCTTAATCGATATTAGAGAAGAAGATTTGTTTTTGCATGGGTTTGATGGATTTCTTTCTAAACCGTTTACTGAAGATAAAATTTTTGACAGAATGGCTGAACATCTAAACTTGACCTATATTTACAGGCAGTAA
- a CDS encoding DUF2949 domain-containing protein, producing MSYHSQTYAIASRQEDLERHLLELSVVDREQLAVAKRWQERQEGPLLMILLQLSFIDLHQFSGLLDWSGQG from the coding sequence ATGAGTTATCACTCCCAGACATATGCGATCGCTAGTCGCCAAGAAGATTTAGAGAGACACCTGCTAGAGTTGTCTGTCGTTGACCGTGAGCAATTGGCAGTTGCCAAGCGCTGGCAAGAACGACAAGAAGGCCCCTTGCTGATGATTTTGTTACAGCTTAGTTTTATTGACTTGCACCAGTTTAGTGGTTTGCTGGACTGGTCTGGTCAGGGTTAA